The sequence ATCACTGGATAGAGGTAGTTCTTGTGAAATAAAAGGGTAGGCCCTGCACTAAAGCCCCTGGATCGGGGAAAGGGTTAAGACCACTCTATCAAttcccttttcttcttctttctgttACAGATTAAAGAAGACACTGTAATATGACAAaagtaaaaagaagaaaacaaacttGCCACCTTTACTGTTTCTTTCAGCTGATCAAGCATGTTCTGCGCCACCAACATGCTTTTCAAATCAGAATTACAAACAAAGAGCCTCTCCTCTATGTTCCTCTTTTGAGTTGCATGTTCAATCTCTAGATCTTGCGTATAACGCACCAAAAATTCAGCAGCACATACTATAACATATGATGAACTAGTCATTGAAATATTTGCAACAGTCCATTTTGTGTCACAATTCCACTCTTAGCACGTGGAAAGAATGTTTTCCTACTTAAATAGTGTGGGTCGACCTTTTTATGGCCACGTCTAATGGTCATCTTCGTCTAGGTGGATCCCGGCTTAGTCCATGTTTCTTCAGAGTTTTGATGTAATTTCTCATGAGGGTGAATTTGTTACTTCCGAGATGGTGGAAGTAGTCCCATGTAAAGATACCAGTCTTATGCAAGTCATCAAACAATAACCTAAGTTGAACCGGATCAAGAGAAtgagaaataacaaaaaaaaaaaaatgagacttCACTGTCAAGACACAAATCTTATTACCTCACTCCATAATTTCCAATGGGTTCTGCAGACATGATTCCGACATGACGTCTACCAGATATGACCTAATACACAAGAACATAAAttggaaaattaaaataatgcaACAAGTTCACAGACCAGAATTGAGCTACAGCCAAAACATATTAACTGGTTTGTTGATGGAATTCTGTTGCGTAACTCATGaatcttctttttaaaaaacaGCAAAGAGAATATCCcagtaaaaaaaaaactgaaagtgtTCCTCTAGTTACCTTCTCACCGCAAATCGATCTGATTTTACTATCAACAGCGGGGCTATATATTCTCAAATACTCAGCTGACAACTTATACAGACTGCCGTTTTCAAACTCCACCTCCACCTGAAAAGATTCAGGAAGCGATCAGACTAGTCGTCCTCACAATACTGGAAAACTACAGTAAATAAGTTTGCACTTTGCAAAATCCAGGTTGATGCGACCAGTCTCCAAAATCCACAATAAGACGTGACTATAAGTTGGATTCACGATTTAAAACTCATAGAAAGGCAGCACTCTAACATCACCTTTCTCAAACTATATGTGGGCTCTTTGAAacctttttttttaccatttaatACGGTCAAATCGTCCAAAGTTTTTTCATGAGTTTCATTTAATTCTTCCctagaaatatttttcttcgtGAAAATGTTAGGAATTTCGTGTGTAATTTAGACAAATGCTGCATACACGTCATACTTGAAACAGGAAATAGTAGAAGAAAATATTTATCTTCTAACGGGCCTCAAATGTCCAGATGACTGTAAACTGCCTTACTGCCACCTAAAGCTTATAATGCTACTACCTGTACACCATTATTGACATACTTGCTGAAAGGAGTACAGGTTCTAGAGTTTCCTGGAGCAAGGTGGGCCCTGTCAAGGCGGAAGCTGTGGGTTCGAGCCCCATCAGTCCCGACGGATTCAATGAATATATCAATTCGTCTCTCCATTTTCTGAACTCACGTGGTGCCTCAAACACAATCCCTTGCAACTTTATGTATCAATGAGATTACTGTGCAGCAAAAACAACtcaagcaaaaaaagaaaaaaaaatgaaggtttACCATGGAGTATTATCATGTTTTATCTTCAAATAAATCTCCATGAACCCTACAGAGCAAATAACACATCTAGTATTGAAGAGGAAGTTGCTCCACCCAACATGGACCAAAATGATTGAAAGCAATAATTCAGTTATTCACATGCAAATTCATTGCTACAGGTGTAAACTAAAAGCCAAGGTTAAAGGCTTTTCTGTTTAACACCATTCATTTGCATAAAACATTTCATTAAGGGGTCAATCAAATATGCATTGGCTTGTCCGGTTATGAGCTAATACCAACTCAACAAATGTAGCTCCCCACAATAATTCCATTTTTGTAGGGGAACAGGAAATGGATGAGGGGATTACAAGGTGCGGAATCGAACACTCACCAACAAGGTGAAAATTCAGGTGGTCAACCAACAGAGCTACTAAGATTTCCCGGCAACCATGGGAATCAATTCTTAACCTATATGAAATTCTTGAGGGAGGAAACAAGAACGCCCAATTTACTTTTTATATAAGACCATTATAAGTTAAAGGTCGAAACTTTCAGCCCCTAACATCATAGGTTAAGCTAAAGTTTACACCAAAGACTTCCAAAATGTTCTTATCTGGGTAGAAACTCAATTTAATTCATACAATAAAGAACATCATAGGCAAAAACATGAACTTGAGTAATACAACATTATGGTTAAAGCTAGAAGTTAAGATTTTTTCAATCTGGGttcaagaatttttcaagaaaaacaGTTAATAAGTTCAAGAACTCAGGGTACGCGAAAGCTGACCGGACAACACagttactaaaaaaaaaaaaaaaaatgttcaagaaatcataaaaataagggAGACATACAAATTTAGGAGGATGAAGAACAAATCTGGTGAGGCGTGGAGAGTCTACAGCAGTGTGTGTGCTTCGAAGACCTCTATAGATCACATTCATTTCTTCTCCCTCTTTCTCCTCCTACACACCAACCGACGATGATCCGAACATCAACAAATTGGGTCGGGTCACTGCTGTCTCATCAATCATCATGCTGACCCGTTTGATTGCAAAGATGGGCCTGTTAACTGGACCAGCTCGTGACCCACTACTCATTTGAGTTTAGGCCTTCTGGGACagttatttatttaatagccTGTTTTCTTTATAATTTATGAACCTTTAAAATCAGCATTTAGAGATAATGGTTTAATATTTTGCAGGTTGATTGCTTAATATATGAGTaaatattaaatttgaatttaacattgtctaaatattaaaaaaaaaaattcaagaattataaatgcacaatttttaaaaataagaaaaaaaaaatacttgcgTAAATTAGTTGGCCTTCTTTTTTTGAACTTTACTTTGTAGAAAACAAATTGTgtgctttctttttctttttgagaattATATAACAATCGATGTAGTTATTACCAGTTCTTTCTTTTTTATGAGATAAAGGCTTGTTAATCATTCTTTTTATaatgttttttaattttgtgatttatgCTTTATTCTATCGGTGTCTACAAGAAGAGCTTATAAGGTTGAAGTCCACAAAACGCATAAATAgcagaactatctgagtttgtATCTCCAATTATCCCAATTATGACTCTAGTATTTGCAGATTTAAGACTTCAATTTTATCGGTTCAGCATGTGAGATTTTGGTACTAATTAAATTCATTACACTTATAACATGATGAATCTATTTATTGCATTTTAACgaattttcatatataaatttatatttcacgTGGAAAATGTTGAGTTCTGAGAATGAACGCTAGAGGCGAGCAATGTCATATGTTGCATACGCCACATGACAATGTATGATATTATCCGCTTTAGGCCAAGCCCTTGTTGTTGGGCACCTTTTCACCAACCGCAGTCACCACTCCGACACACCCGaacctgggctctgataccagttgTTAGCGTGTAACTCTGCACTAATATAATATCGTCCGCACACCCGaacctgggctctgataccagttgTTAGCGTGTAACTCTGCACTAATATAATATCGTCCGCTTTAGGCCAAGCCCTCACGGATTTATTTTTGAGCACCTTCTAAAAGGCCTCATATTAGTAGAGTTGGGTGACACTGTAAATATTGGACATGTTCCCTCTATTTTTTCGATGTGGGATTGCGTTTGCTACTCAACACAAGTATCATTTATAAAATTACGATTAAAATTTCACTAAGCTACAGCAAAACAGAAATATAAATTACAGCCAAAGTAACAAAGAGGAAACTTGAACAATGCTATTCTTCAAGAAAATGAAGAacagggagagagagagaaagaaaagttgCGCGATAATTAATTGTATTTCCTCAAAAAGATGAGGTCTTCTTCTAGTTGATTGACCGCACATGAGAAAATTGAATCCATCCATTGCTGTAGAGAATCTTGTTCTTCTGTGAGTGCAGCTACATTACTTGATGATTCAGTAGCAGCTGATGTTGTCGTTGACAAGTTGATAGATTCTTCAGCCTCCAAAGAAATTGAAGGGCTATAACAAGTGGACATAGTGTTACCACTTT comes from Capsicum annuum cultivar UCD-10X-F1 chromosome 2, UCD10Xv1.1, whole genome shotgun sequence and encodes:
- the LOC107860721 gene encoding uncharacterized protein LOC107860721, which translates into the protein MNVIYRGLRSTHTAVDSPRLTRFVLHPPKFVEVEFENGSLYKLSAEYLRIYSPAVDSKIRSICGEKVISGRRHVGIMSAEPIGNYGVRLLFDDLHKTGIFTWDYFHHLGSNKFTLMRNYIKTLKKHGLSRDPPRRR